One Chloroflexota bacterium genomic region harbors:
- a CDS encoding Rieske 2Fe-2S domain-containing protein, which translates to MLSQRDNDALCQVGPGTPMGELFRRFWLPALLSSELPEPDCEPVRLRLLGENLVAFRDSEGRVGVVDNFCPHRRASLFYGRNEESGLRCIYHGWKFDVNGDCVDMPSEPAESNFRDKVKVKSYAAEDFGDVIWIYMGPPELKQPLPQYEWARVPSDQRRVQRWIQDCNYMQALEGDLDSTHVSFLHRWMDPDQATPWDPQQRQRRRTTASGQALLYREGAPKFSVKETDFGMVYGARRPAGDEGFYWRGTHFFMPRVTQPPPPPAWFGHAWVPVDDEHMSCLAFSWNPNEPLNTPMGSNNGNIQLERVQMPFPDGFIIDTWRDVRQALNNYGIDRKLQKTGNFTGIGPQRTQDVMVNETQGWISDRTREHLGTTDLAIIAARRMLLRMARELEDGVEPRAAVQGDLYHVRAIDVVTEESTLAGVLERHVDIATATV; encoded by the coding sequence ATGCTTTCACAGCGAGACAACGATGCGCTCTGCCAGGTGGGGCCGGGCACGCCGATGGGCGAGCTCTTTCGGCGGTTCTGGCTGCCCGCGCTGCTGTCGTCGGAGCTGCCGGAGCCGGACTGCGAGCCGGTGCGGCTGCGGCTGCTCGGCGAGAACCTCGTCGCGTTCCGGGACAGCGAGGGGCGGGTGGGGGTCGTCGACAACTTCTGCCCGCACCGGCGAGCGAGCCTCTTCTACGGCCGGAACGAGGAGTCGGGGCTGCGCTGCATCTATCACGGGTGGAAGTTCGACGTGAACGGCGACTGCGTGGACATGCCCTCGGAGCCCGCCGAGAGCAACTTCCGGGACAAGGTCAAGGTCAAGTCATACGCGGCGGAGGACTTCGGCGACGTCATCTGGATCTACATGGGCCCGCCGGAGCTGAAGCAGCCGCTGCCGCAGTATGAGTGGGCGCGGGTGCCTTCGGACCAGCGGCGGGTGCAGCGGTGGATCCAGGACTGTAACTACATGCAGGCGCTGGAGGGGGACCTGGACTCCACGCACGTCTCCTTCCTGCACCGGTGGATGGACCCGGACCAGGCGACGCCGTGGGACCCGCAGCAGCGGCAGCGTCGGCGGACGACGGCAAGCGGGCAGGCGCTGCTGTACCGCGAGGGCGCGCCCAAGTTCTCGGTCAAGGAGACGGACTTCGGGATGGTGTACGGGGCGCGGCGTCCTGCCGGCGACGAGGGGTTCTACTGGCGGGGGACCCACTTCTTCATGCCCCGCGTCACCCAACCGCCCCCGCCCCCCGCCTGGTTCGGGCACGCGTGGGTGCCGGTGGACGACGAGCACATGTCGTGCCTGGCGTTCTCGTGGAACCCGAACGAGCCGCTGAACACGCCGATGGGCAGCAACAACGGCAACATCCAGCTCGAGCGGGTGCAGATGCCGTTCCCGGACGGCTTCATCATCGACACGTGGCGCGATGTGCGGCAGGCGCTCAACAACTACGGCATCGACCGGAAGCTGCAGAAGACGGGCAACTTCACGGGCATCGGGCCGCAGCGGACGCAGGACGTGATGGTCAACGAGACGCAGGGGTGGATCTCCGACCGGACGAGGGAGCACCTGGGCACGACGGACCTGGCGATCATCGCGGCGCGGCGGATGCTGCTGCGGATGGCGCGGGAGCTGGAGGACGGCGTCGAGCCGCGGGCGGCGGTGCAGGGCGACTTGTACCACGTGCGGGCCATCGACGTGGTGACGGAGGAGTCGACGCTGGCGGGCGTGCTGGAGAGGCACGTCGATATTGCGACGGCGACGGTGTAG
- a CDS encoding DNA methyltransferase yields the protein MRNTLYFGDNLPVLRDHVPDESVDLIYLDPPFNSNATYNVLFREKTGEESPAQVHAFVDAWEWTHETEHVYAHDIIESPKIPAPVVAMVSAFRDFVGRNDMMAYLVMMAPRLVELKRVLKPTGSIYLHCDPTASHYLKLLMDAVFGKDRFRSEITWRRTNAKGLATRRYANNADRLLYYTKGDQFTWNSPFRPHETEYVEKFYRHVEAETGRRYQLADLVNPNRNRPNLTYEFLGVTRVWRWTKERMQAAYDEGLIIQSRPNSVPRLKRYLDEMQGTPVDTIWEDIPPIQANSPERLGYPTQKPIALLERIIAASSNEGDVILDPFCGCGTAVAAAQKLNRQWVGIDITHLAVALMKNRIKTAHDLDPGRDYDVVGEPQDEGSARALWAQDPYQFQFWAISLLEARPIEESRRGADRGVDGLLYFIDGPRSNTQKIVLQVKGGQVSVPQVRDLRGVVEREQAAMGLFISLEPPTAPMRTEAAASGHFHSNLWDRDYPKVQIRTIAQLLAGQGFDLPPSVSRAYQAAQRVRRGEGRQVALGESED from the coding sequence ATGAGGAACACGCTTTACTTTGGAGATAATCTGCCTGTCCTGCGCGATCATGTTCCCGATGAATCTGTCGATCTGATTTACTTGGATCCCCCCTTCAACTCAAACGCTACGTACAATGTGCTGTTTCGCGAAAAGACCGGGGAGGAGTCGCCCGCGCAGGTTCATGCGTTCGTTGACGCGTGGGAATGGACCCACGAAACCGAGCATGTCTACGCCCACGACATAATCGAGAGCCCAAAGATACCAGCGCCAGTAGTTGCTATGGTTTCGGCATTTCGGGATTTCGTTGGCAGAAATGACATGATGGCCTACTTGGTGATGATGGCGCCTCGCCTGGTCGAATTGAAGCGGGTCCTCAAGCCTACTGGAAGCATCTATCTCCACTGCGACCCAACCGCCAGCCACTACCTCAAGCTTTTGATGGACGCAGTCTTTGGGAAGGACAGGTTTCGCAGTGAAATCACCTGGCGACGAACCAACGCTAAGGGTCTGGCCACCCGGCGCTATGCCAATAATGCCGACCGGCTGCTCTACTACACTAAGGGAGACCAGTTCACGTGGAACTCCCCTTTCCGTCCGCACGAGACCGAGTACGTCGAGAAATTCTATCGCCATGTGGAGGCGGAAACCGGTCGAAGGTATCAACTTGCAGACTTGGTGAACCCGAACAGGAATAGGCCAAACCTCACTTACGAGTTTCTTGGCGTAACTAGAGTTTGGCGCTGGACAAAGGAGCGAATGCAGGCCGCCTACGACGAAGGCCTCATCATTCAGTCACGCCCGAACAGTGTGCCGCGACTCAAGCGGTACTTGGATGAGATGCAGGGCACGCCCGTCGACACTATTTGGGAGGATATCCCGCCCATACAGGCCAATTCTCCCGAACGACTGGGCTACCCAACTCAGAAACCCATAGCCCTGCTAGAGCGAATCATTGCAGCCAGCAGCAATGAAGGAGATGTGATTCTGGACCCATTCTGCGGGTGCGGGACTGCTGTTGCCGCTGCTCAGAAACTCAACCGGCAGTGGGTCGGTATAGACATCACACATCTCGCCGTGGCCCTCATGAAGAACCGCATCAAGACGGCTCATGACTTGGACCCGGGCCGCGACTATGACGTCGTTGGCGAACCCCAGGATGAAGGCAGCGCAAGGGCACTCTGGGCGCAGGATCCATACCAATTTCAGTTCTGGGCAATCTCTCTCTTGGAGGCGCGCCCGATTGAGGAATCCCGCCGCGGTGCGGACCGGGGTGTTGATGGCCTGCTTTACTTTATTGATGGTCCGCGTTCCAACACCCAGAAAATCGTCTTGCAGGTGAAGGGCGGTCAGGTTTCGGTGCCGCAGGTACGCGACTTACGGGGAGTGGTGGAGCGGGAACAGGCCGCAATGGGCCTTTTCATCTCTCTGGAGCCGCCTACCGCTCCCATGCGTACTGAGGCTGCGGCGTCAGGGCACTTCCACTCCAACTTGTGGGATCGCGACTACCCAAAGGTCCAAATTCGGACCATTGCACAATTGCTCGCAGGTCAGGGCTTCGACTTACCACCTAGCGTGTCGAGGGCATATCAGGCGGCGCAACGAGTCCGCCGAGGCGAGGGACGCCAAGTAGCCTTGGGAGAGTCCGAAGACTAA
- a CDS encoding MBL fold metallo-hydrolase, whose translation MELERGIHQMAHGRQPFGIPSPNVYLVQGHRAAMLIDSGYDEDEDHAARMAYINQVGGPPIMGVLVTHRHRDHAGGAVRLNRDTGAPILCHRLDREAIEQERFEGEAQVDEELQGGETFDLGGLTLEVIHAPGHTMGSVAVLVRERHALLSADTVLGVTTTLVRPGEGDLRLYVESVGKLCDIAPRVIYPGHGGPVVDPVARMQELIEHRRQREEQVLSQLAMGANTVMEIRDALYTDIPEARLAIAAEQVQSHLDKLAAEGRVTSGNGVYALR comes from the coding sequence GTGGAACTTGAACGCGGCATCCACCAGATGGCTCACGGCCGCCAGCCCTTCGGCATTCCCTCGCCCAACGTTTACCTCGTGCAGGGCCACCGCGCCGCCATGCTCATCGACTCCGGCTACGACGAGGACGAGGACCACGCCGCCCGCATGGCCTACATCAATCAGGTCGGCGGCCCACCCATCATGGGCGTCCTCGTCACCCACCGCCACCGCGACCACGCCGGCGGCGCCGTCCGCCTCAATCGCGACACCGGCGCCCCCATCCTCTGCCACCGCCTCGACCGCGAGGCCATCGAGCAGGAGCGCTTTGAGGGCGAGGCCCAGGTCGACGAGGAGCTGCAGGGCGGCGAGACCTTTGACCTCGGCGGCCTGACCCTCGAGGTCATCCACGCCCCCGGACACACCATGGGCAGCGTCGCCGTCCTCGTCCGCGAGCGCCACGCCCTCCTCTCCGCCGACACCGTCCTCGGCGTCACGACAACCCTCGTCCGCCCCGGCGAGGGCGACCTCCGCCTCTACGTGGAGTCGGTCGGCAAGCTGTGTGACATTGCCCCGCGCGTCATCTACCCCGGCCACGGCGGCCCCGTGGTCGACCCTGTCGCCCGCATGCAAGAGCTCATCGAACACCGCCGCCAGCGCGAGGAGCAGGTGCTCTCGCAGCTAGCCATGGGCGCCAACACCGTCATGGAAATCCGCGACGCCCTCTACACAGACATCCCGGAAGCCCGCCTGGCCATAGCCGCCGAGCAAGTCCAAAGCCACCTCGACAAACTAGCCGCAGAGGGCCGCGTTACCTCAGGCAATGGCGTCTACGCGCTGCGGTGA